In Acidobacteriota bacterium, the genomic window CCGGGCCATACAGTAGGGATGAAGGGTCCCCGCGATCCCAGGGAGGGACATCCCATGACACGCCGATTGTGGTGCCTCAGGTACGCGCTGATCTTCTGCCTGGCCCTCCCCTCCGCCGCCTACGGGTTCGAGCCGGACGTCCTGCTCCTCCAGCCTCCCCCAGGGGCGGACTTCGTCTCTTGGAGGATGGAACTGGCCGGCTCCGGCATCCTGCTTCGCCACGCCTTTCCCCCCGCGGGCGGTCTCTGGATGCCCGAGGCGCCCCCCGACCTGGACACCCTCGATCTCCGGCTGCCCCCGGGTTCCCGGGTCTACGCGGGGAGCCCGTCGCCCGATGAGGCGAAGGACCTGCTTGCCTCGGCCGAGGGGCAAATCCTGTGGAAGGCTCAGCGCGTCCTGCTCGGAATCGATCCGGCCTCGGTCCCGCCGGGGCCCGTCCCCGAGATGCCCCTTTACGGAGACGCCCTGGAGCGGGACGAGCCGCTCGAGCCCGAAAGGACGTGCTCGGCGGGCGACCTGTACCTCTCGAACTCGGAGTACATGCTTGGATCCGCGAGCGTAAGCGTGATCCTCCCCGAGAGCAACGGCGTGACCGACCCGAGCACAGAGGACTGGAATTCCACCCTGGAGTCCAACGTGGCGGCGGAGATCGTCCAGGGTCTCAACGACCTCTCGACCTACTATTCGGGCTTCACGCTTCCCTCCGGCCTCCAGCCCTCCTGGACGTACCACTACTACTACGGCCGGACGGACAGCCGGGCCCAGACCCAGTACGAGCCCATCAACCGCAACCACGCCACTTCCGGCAATCCCATCTACATCAACGAAATCTTCGACAAGTTGGGGTACTCGGCGGATTCGGGCCTCTTCGCCAAGGGCGAGCATTTCAACGGCGACCAGAAGGCCGCCGACGGCACCGACTGGGCCTTCACGATCTTCGTGTGCAACAGCGTGAACGACGCGGACGGCATGTTTCCCGACGGATATTTCGCCTACGCCTACCTGGGCGGGCCCGTCCAAATCCAGACCTACGACAACGACGGGTGGGGCATCGGGAGCATGAACATGGTCACCCGCCACGAGTCCAGCCATATCTTCTACGCCCTCGACGAGTACGCCAGCTCCGGGTGCACGTGCTCCCAGACCAGCGGGTACGTGAGCACGCAGAACCAGAACTGCAACGCCGCCTGCCTCATCAACGTGAACTGCATCATGAACGAGGCCAACAAGCAGACCGGCGTCTGCCTCTACACCCGGGGCCAGATCGGATGGGGAGACGGAGACGGGGACACCTACCCCGATCCCGTGGACGTCGCGCCGGACACGGCCCTGACCCCCTACACGCCGGATCCCACCACCAACACCACCCTCACCTACACGGGCACGGCCACCGTCCAGAAGATCACCAACCAGAACGTTTACAACTACCAGTGCGACATCAACGTCGTCCCGCTCGCCAACGTGCAGTGGCGCGTGAACGGGGGGACGTGGCAATCGGCCACGGCCCAGGACGGCGCCTTCGACAGCGGCTCCGAGGCCTACACCTTCACGGCCACGGTGGCCGCGGGAACGCACACCTTCGAGGCCAGGGCCGTGGACGCCATCGGGCAGACCGACGCCAGCCCGGCCTCCGACCAGGTCACGGTCACGGGGTGCACCACCCCCTCCTGTGCCGTGGGCCCCGTCCCCGCCAACGGGGCCGCGGGCGTCCCCACCACCACGCCCCTCGCGTGGTCCGTCGTGGCGGGGGCCACCTCCTACGACGTCTACTTCGGAACCGTGAACCCGCCGCCCTACGTGACCAACGTCGTCGCCAACACCTACATCCCTCCCGTTCTCGCCCAGGGGACGACCTACTACTGGCAAGTCCTTCCGAAAAACGCGTGCGGAACGGCCGCCGGATGCGCCGTCTGGTCCTTCACGACCGTATGCCCGGTCCCGAGTTGCGCCTCGGCCCCGTCTCCACCCGACGCCAGCACGGGCGTCGCCCTCGCGCCCACGCTGACCTGGGGAGCCGTCGCGGGCGCCTCCACTTACGAGGTCTATTTCGGAACGACCTCCCCGCCGCCCTATGCGGCCAGCGCGGCGACTCCCGTCTACGTGCCGGGGAGCCTGGCCCAGGGCACCCAGTATTACTGGAAGGTCGTTCCCAAGAACGCTTGCGGGCCGGCCACGGGGTGCGCTACGTGGTCCTTCACGACGGTCTGCAACGTTCCCACGTGCGCCTCGTCTCCCAGCCCCGCCGACTCCTCCACGGGCGTGTCCACGGCGCCCACGCTCACCTGGGGCGCGGTGGCCGACGCGGCCTCCTACGACGTCTATTTCGGAACCTCGTCCTCCCCGCCGCTGGCGGGCACCGTGACGGGGGCCTCGTACGCGCCGGGCGCCCTGGCCGAGGGAACCCTGTACTACTGGAAGGTCGTTCCGAAGAACGCCTGCGGAAGCGCTTCCGGTTGCTCCGTCTGGTCCTTCACCACCGGGTGCGCCCTCCCGCCGTGCTCGTCCTCCCCGAGCCCCGCCGACGCCGCCACCGGCGTCTCGGACGCTCCCACTCTGTCCTGGGCCTCCGCGTCCGGGGCCACCTCCTACGACGTGTATTTCGGGACCTCCTCGCCGCCGGCCTTCGCCGCCAACGTAGGCACCACGTCGTACGCCCCAGGAACGCTGCCGGCCGGGACCGTCCATTACTGGAAGGTCGTTCCGAAGAACACCTGCGGGGACGCCTCGGGATGCGCCGTCTGGTCCTTCACCACGGCTTGCCCCCTCCCGGCCTGCGCCGGCGCCCCGTCCCCGGCCGACGCCGCGTCGGGCGTCGCTCTGTCGCCGGTCCTCTCCTGGGGGCCCGTGTCCGGGGCCGTCTCGTACGACGTCTACTTCGGCACGGCTTCCCCTCCTCCCTTCGCCGCCAACGTGGCCTCCGCCTCCTACGCGCCCGGCGCCCTCTCCCAGTCCACGACCTACCATTGGAAGGTCGTGCCCCGGAACGCGTGCGGCGAGGCAGCGGCCTGCGCCGCCTGGTCCTTCACGACGGCGTGTCTGAGCCCCGCCTGCTCCGCTTCCCCGAGCCCGGCGGAAGGGGCCTCCGGCGTGTCCATCACCCCGGCGCTGTCCTGGGCGGCCGTGGCCGACGCGGCCTCCTACGACGTCTATTTCGGAGCGTCCTCTCCGCCCCCCTTCGCCGCGAACGTGGCGGGGACCGCCTTTTCACCAGGGAGCCTATCCTACGCAACGACCTACTTCTGGCAAGTGGTGCCCAAGAACGCATGCGGCAGCGCCTCCGGCTGCCCAGTCTGGTCTTTTGCGACGACGGTCCAGCCTCCTTCGGTGACCGCCGTGACCAAGGTGCCTGCGCCCTTCCGACTGAGGCTCACGGGGTCCAACCTCCAGAACGGGCTCTCCGTGTACATCAACGGTTCCCTGTGGGGGACCACCGGGACGCCCACCCTCGTGAAGTGGAAGAACTCGACCCAGATCCTGCTCAAGAAGGGAGCGCCCCTCAAGGCTCTGTTCCCCGCCGGGGTACCCGTCCCCATCCGAGTCGTGAATCCGGATGGAGGCGAGACGACGGTCTCCTACGCGCGGTAAGGGGCCGGCGGGGAGGGCTTCCGGCCGCGGCAGTTGGTCCCGCATGAACCGCACGAGGCGCGGCGGAGGAGACGCCTCTCTCCGCCCTTCCCCCTTCTCGTGGGTGCGCCGCGACCCGTGCCGACCTCAAGCCGCCAGAATTTTCCAGCCGATGGCGAAGAGGACCAGATCCACGGAGAAATGGCTGATCCAGGCTCCGGCCAGGTTCTTGTGGCGTGCGTACTGAAGGCTCCACAGCAGGCCCCCGAGGCCCGTGAGGGCGCCCAGGAGGGCACCGCCCCAGCCCGGCAGGAAGACGGCCCCCACCAGGACGTGGTGCGCGGCGAAGGCCGCCGCCGCGGCCGCGTGGGCGCCCGGTGCCGGAAGAAGGCGGCGCAGCCGGCCGAACACGAACCACCTCCAGTAGTATTCCTCGGCCGTGGCGTGGTAGAGCGAGGCGCAGGCCGCGAAGAGCCCGTAGCGGCCCGCGGCTCCGAACTCCTCCGCCTTGGCCCGCACGGCGGGCGCGGCCCGGACCAGGGCGTCTGAGAGCGCCGTCTCCGACAGCGCCCAAAGGAGCAGGCCCGCCGCGAGACCCGAGGCGAGCCCCTCCGCAAGGGCCCGCGGGTAGGGCCCCCGGGGCGTTTTGCCCCCGCGCGGCGAGGGGAGCGCCCGCTCCCCGAGCAGAAGCCGGCACGCAAGAAGAGGCCAGAGGAGGAGGAAGGCCTTGGCCGTCCCATACAGGACCGGCGCGGCGGGACGGCCCGCGAAGACCACGAAGTACATCCAGGCCAAGAGGAGCGGGAGGACGGCGGCGGGGAGAACGGCCGCCCAGGTCCTGGCCCTCGATGGGGGGTCCGCCGGCGAAAAGGCGACCGGGGCCACGTCAGTCTCCGGAGGCGGCGGAGCCGGCAGCAGGTTCGGTATATCCAGCGGAGAAAAAGTGGGCCAGGGCGTTTGCGTAATAGGCGAGGAGAGGTCCCTCGTCGGGGTGAGCGCGGTAAAGCCCCTCCTCCTCGAGCACCAAGCGGCGAAGGACGAGCATCCGCAGGCCCACTTCCACGGCGTAGTCGCGGTCCTTCCGGGGGACGTAGACCCGGGCCCCGCGTCCCTCCAGCTCCCCAAGAAGGGCGTGGACGCGGGCCTTGATTCCCAGGAGCGCCATGGGCCGGCCGGCCTCCCGGATGAAGACCGCCGCCACCAGGGACACGGGCAGTACGGGTATCACCGCGCCCACCTCCTCCATGAGGCGGGCTCCCAATTCGGCCACCCGGGCGCACCGCTCCTCCCGAGGCAGGGACCTCAGGTCCAGTCGGCGTTCCAGGAGGTACCGGCGCATGGAGAGGGGAGGGCCGAAATTCACGCAAGCGTAGCCGAAGCGGTGCCATCGGCTCCTTGCCATGAGGAGGAGGTTCTTGGCCCCGAATCGGGCCGTCGTGGCGAGGGCGGCCCAGGCGGACCGCCGCGGGGTTCCGGGCTCCAGGTCGCGAAGAAGGGTACGGTCCTCCAGCGTGCGGTCGTAGTTGATCCCTACAGGGATGAAGACGAGATCCCGCTCGCCGTAAGGGTCGAAGCTTCGGAGCATGTAATCCAGGAGCCCCAGCTTGGGGGTCCGCAAGCGGCCATCCCGGGTGAGGCCGCCCTCGGGGTAGAGGGCCTGGGGAACGCCGGCGGCCGTGGCCATGGCCACGTATCGCTCCAGAACGCGGCGGTACAGGTCGTCGCGCGAGTCCCGCCGGACGAAGTACCCGCCGAGGGAGCGCACCATGGCCCGCAAGGGCCAGACCCGGGCCCATTCTCCGACGGCGTAGGAGAGGGCCGCCCTCCCTGCGGCCAGGTATCCCACCAGGATGTAGTCCATGTTGCTTCTGTGGTTCATCACGAAGACGACGGCCGCGTTCTTCGGCACCGCCTGAAGGGCCTCGTCGTCGGCGAAACCGAGGCGCACGCGGTACAACAGTCGGGCGAGCCTGCGGGCCAGGGCGTATCCGAGCCGGAAATAGAAATAGGCGTTGAAGGCGGGGACGATCTCGCGGGCGTACCGCGCCGCCAGCTTCTCCACCTCCTCCCTCGGCTGTCCTTTCGCCTGGGCGTGGGCCTGAACCGCCTCCATGACCTTTGGGTCGAAAAGGAGGCGGTCCACCAAAACGCTCCGACGCGTGCGCTGGAAGGGCTGGATCTCGATCTGCAGGCGCGGGTTCAGCTCCTCCACCACCCGCTCCGCCCGGCGCCGCACGAATCCGCGGATGGCCGGGAGGACAATTCGGTCGGACACGGCCCAGGCGGAAAGGACCGCCATGAGGAGTGCCGCCCACAGAGGGAGAGTTACGGGTTCCATTCCGCCGGCTCCGAGAAATCCCGCACAGTCTACCCGAAAGAGGCCCAGAAAGGGCGCCGGGGAACGGACCTTCCGCCCGGGGCGCCGTTCTTCCCCGCGGCCCCCCCGGTTGAGGCGGCTTTTCCCGGTCCTCGGGTCCGCCTCAGGCCTCCTCCGCCAGGGGGATCTTGTGGCGCTCGAACAGGGCCCGGAGCCCGGGCTTGTCCACGCTCTTGAGGTAGGCCTCGCGGGGCTCCACGGTCCCCGCTTTCACCAGATCCAGGAGGGCGTCGTTGAGGGTGACGTTTCCGAGGGACTTCTGGGTCTGCATGATGGAGGGGATCTGGAAAGTCTTTCCCTCCCGGATGAGGTTGGCCATGGAGGCGTTGATCAGGAGCACCTCCAGGGCCGCCACCCTTCCCCCTCCGGTTCGGCGGCACAGGGTCTGGGCGATGACGCCCTTGAGGCTCTCGGACAGCATGACCCGCACCTGGGCCTGGCGGTCTGCGGGAAACTGGTCGATGATCCGGTCGATGGTGGAGGGCGCCGTCGTCGTGTGAAGGGTGCCGAAAACGAGGTGCCCCGTTTCCGCCGTCTCGAGGGCGATGGCGATGGTCTCCAGGTCCCTCAACTCCCCCACGAGCACGATGTCCGGGTCTTCCCGCAGGGCGGCCCTCAGCGCTCTCTTGAAGCTCTGTGTGTGAACGCCCACCTGCCGCTGGTTGATCAGGCACTTGCGGTTGCCGTGGACGAACTCCACGGGGTCTTCAATGGTGATCAGGTGGTCCGTCCGGTTCCGGTTGATGAAGTCCACCAGAGCCGCCAAGGTCGTGGACTTGCCCGAGCCCGTCGGGCCCGTCACGAGGACCAGGCCCTTGGAGAGCCAGCAAAGGTCCACCACGGCCTTGGGCAGGCCGAGTTCCTCCACCGTGGGGACCTTGGAGGGGATCTGGCGAAAGACCGCTCCCATGCCGAGGCGGTCCATGAAGTAATTCACCCTGAACCGGGCGAGTCCGGAGATTTCGTAAGCGAAGTCCGTGTCGTTGGACGCTTCGAATTCCTCCCGGTTGCGTCCCGGGCAGATGGGGAGGAGGAGGGCCCGGACCTCTTCCGCGGCCAGGATGGGGCGATCCCCGAGCCGGCGCATCTGGCCGTCCACGCGCAAGAAGGGGGGCTCGCCGGAACTGATGTGGAGGTCGGAGGCTCCCGAAGAGACCATTTCGTAAAGGAGACGATCGAGGGGGGCCGCGCCCTCCGGGGCCGAAACGGCATCCGTCGAAGCGGCCGCCGGAGGGGCCGCCTCGGAGGGTCCGGGGTCCGGGGCCTTGGTGATCCGGACCAGGAGCCCGGAGGCGGTGAAATCCACCGCCACGGTGTGGGCGCCGTACAGGAAGCGGCAGGGACGGAGTTCGTCGAGGAGGGGGCCGGTGTCCGGGGGGGCCACCTCCCTCAGGTAGGCCAGGAGGTTCGCCTGGGGGATCGGGGCCTTTGTGACGGGGCGGTTTCCCTCTCGCGTCCGGAAAAACGGGATCTCGCCCGCCGGCATTTCAAGGGCTTCCGCTCCCACCTGCTCCATGGCGGACAGGATCTTATCCAGCGTGGCCATTCGACTCCTCCAGGATCCGCACCGTGATCACGTGGCGGAGGTTGACGAGGTAGAGGTCGCCCTCGGACTCCACGTGGAGGAACCCCGAGCGGCGGTTCACCAGGTCCGAAACGCGCCGTTCCCCCTCGGGGGCCACCGAGTAGATCGTCCCGTCCAGAGGTTCCCCGTCCTGGAAGACACAGCGGATCTTCCTCGTCGGCGTGCCGGCGGAATCCTCGTAGAAGCTCCATTCCGCCACTCGTGGGTTTTCCACCTTGAGCCAGCGCACCGAGTCCTTCCTCAACAGGACCGGCTCACCGTCCTCCTCCTGGACGGGCAAGAAGGCCTGGGGCTTGTCCAGGAGGTCCGAGACGGTCTCCGGCCCGTGGTGGTTCTCGGCGACTTCGGAAAGGAAGACCGTGCGCATCGAGATGGGAAACGGAGGCACGAGGATCAGGACCGTGGCCCGGCCCTTGGGTACCCGGTAGGCGTCCATGGGGACCTCCATGCTCGGATTCTACTCGACTTCTTCCGGGGAGATCAGAATCTCCCGCGGCTTGGCGCCGTCCGCGGGTCCGACGATCCCGCGCTGCTCCATGACGTCCAGAAGGCGGGCCGCCCGGGCGTACCCGATGCGCATGCGGCGCTGGAGGTTGCTGGCCGAGGCCACCCCCGTCTGGACGACGAGTTTCAGAGCGTCCCGGTAGAGGGGGTCCTCCTCGCCG contains:
- a CDS encoding CPBP family glutamic-type intramembrane protease, translating into MAPVAFSPADPPSRARTWAAVLPAAVLPLLLAWMYFVVFAGRPAAPVLYGTAKAFLLLWPLLACRLLLGERALPSPRGGKTPRGPYPRALAEGLASGLAAGLLLWALSETALSDALVRAAPAVRAKAEEFGAAGRYGLFAACASLYHATAEEYYWRWFVFGRLRRLLPAPGAHAAAAAAFAAHHVLVGAVFLPGWGGALLGALTGLGGLLWSLQYARHKNLAGAWISHFSVDLVLFAIGWKILAA
- a CDS encoding 1-acyl-sn-glycerol-3-phosphate acyltransferase — encoded protein: MEPVTLPLWAALLMAVLSAWAVSDRIVLPAIRGFVRRRAERVVEELNPRLQIEIQPFQRTRRSVLVDRLLFDPKVMEAVQAHAQAKGQPREEVEKLAARYAREIVPAFNAYFYFRLGYALARRLARLLYRVRLGFADDEALQAVPKNAAVVFVMNHRSNMDYILVGYLAAGRAALSYAVGEWARVWPLRAMVRSLGGYFVRRDSRDDLYRRVLERYVAMATAAGVPQALYPEGGLTRDGRLRTPKLGLLDYMLRSFDPYGERDLVFIPVGINYDRTLEDRTLLRDLEPGTPRRSAWAALATTARFGAKNLLLMARSRWHRFGYACVNFGPPLSMRRYLLERRLDLRSLPREERCARVAELGARLMEEVGAVIPVLPVSLVAAVFIREAGRPMALLGIKARVHALLGELEGRGARVYVPRKDRDYAVEVGLRMLVLRRLVLEEEGLYRAHPDEGPLLAYYANALAHFFSAGYTEPAAGSAASGD
- a CDS encoding type IV pilus twitching motility protein PilT, which produces MATLDKILSAMEQVGAEALEMPAGEIPFFRTREGNRPVTKAPIPQANLLAYLREVAPPDTGPLLDELRPCRFLYGAHTVAVDFTASGLLVRITKAPDPGPSEAAPPAAASTDAVSAPEGAAPLDRLLYEMVSSGASDLHISSGEPPFLRVDGQMRRLGDRPILAAEEVRALLLPICPGRNREEFEASNDTDFAYEISGLARFRVNYFMDRLGMGAVFRQIPSKVPTVEELGLPKAVVDLCWLSKGLVLVTGPTGSGKSTTLAALVDFINRNRTDHLITIEDPVEFVHGNRKCLINQRQVGVHTQSFKRALRAALREDPDIVLVGELRDLETIAIALETAETGHLVFGTLHTTTAPSTIDRIIDQFPADRQAQVRVMLSESLKGVIAQTLCRRTGGGRVAALEVLLINASMANLIREGKTFQIPSIMQTQKSLGNVTLNDALLDLVKAGTVEPREAYLKSVDKPGLRALFERHKIPLAEEA